One Deltaproteobacteria bacterium genomic window, GCTGTCTTTGATCTCCCGCTCCTTTTGCTGGTAGACGGCGCGGGCCTCCTCCGTGTTCTCTATGATGTGCGGTGTAAGGAATACCAGAAGATTGATCTTTTCACGTCTCTGCGAAGTGGTTTTAAACGCCCACCCGATGACCGGGATGCTTCCGAGGCATGGGACCCGCGTTTCGTCGCCTCGCTCGGTGTCCTGAATCAATCCCCCGAGCACAACGGTCTCTCCGTCTTTGACGATAACCGTCGTCTTGGCGGATCGGACGTTGGTGACCGGAGCCAGGATCACATTGCCCGCCGAGTCAACAGTCGAATCCCTAACCACGCTGCGAACTTCCTGCTCGATCTGCATGCGGACGAACCGATCCTGGTTGATCTGGGGGGTCACCTTGAGATTGACACCTACGTCCTTGTACTCGAAGGTGCTGATGGCCCTCGAGGTCACTTCGGTACCCTGATCCAGCCGAGTTTGATAGGGAATGTTCTGGGCAACGCGCACTTCGGCTTCTTCATTGTCCGTGGTCAAGATCTGCGGCGTGGACAATATGTTGAAATCCGTATCTGATTTAATTGCGTTGATCAGCGCCGAGTAAGAGGGAAAGCTAATCCCCCCGTAGGTGAGCTGCCGGCCGATCACCCCGAGCGCCAGCCCCCCCGGAAGAGCAAACACCGGCGTGCTGCTCTGCAGCCCGCTGAAAATAGTTCCCAGCGCGCCCGCCGATCCTGCCGTGTTGCCGCCAAACCAGAAGGCCGACTGGTTATCGAAGTCGTTGCCCGCATGCCATTCGACTCCCAAACGCAGCGCCTTGTCCGTATTCACTTCCATGACAAGACCTTCCACGTAGACCATCGCCCTCTGTATATCCAGCTTTTCGATAATCCTGGTAAGTTCTTTAAATTCCTGGGGAGATGAACGGATCACAAGAGAGTTGGTCGCCTTATCCGGGCTGATCACTACGTCGGCGGAAATCGTGGGAGCCTTTGGGCGATCTCCGGTCGCCTGGCCTGCACCCGCGGTTTTTGCCTGATCGCGAAATTGCGTCAACACGTTGGCGATGTCCTCGGCCACCGCGTTC contains:
- the gspD gene encoding type II secretion system secretin GspD, with translation MIRLRWRALTTACVLFLLWSVVWTSHVTAEEDKSEGGPPLVAMEFDDVDIRVFIKFISTLTGKNFVLDNDVKGTINLVSPSRVSPEEAYRVFESVLEVYGFTTIPSGPIVKIVPLRTAKDRGVETLVAPGMPLAGPQDNMVTQIIPLKHANADDLQKVLTPLVSKTSVIAADSKSNTLIVTDVHSNIRRLMEILREIDVSGVENTTSVIELEHASAEDLADKLRLLMEGERKTRPAGKQGEEEVFKVLAVDRINALVVFANKDDTEEIKRLVARLDRPTPSGKDNIHVLYLKNAVAEDIANVLTQFRDQAKTAGAGQATGDRPKAPTISADVVISPDKATNSLVIRSSPQEFKELTRIIEKLDIQRAMVYVEGLVMEVNTDKALRLGVEWHAGNDFDNQSAFWFGGNTAGSAGALGTIFSGLQSSTPVFALPGGLALGVIGRQLTYGGISFPSYSALINAIKSDTDFNILSTPQILTTDNEEAEVRVAQNIPYQTRLDQGTEVTSRAISTFEYKDVGVNLKVTPQINQDRFVRMQIEQEVRSVVRDSTVDSAGNVILAPVTNVRSAKTTVIVKDGETVVLGGLIQDTERGDETRVPCLGSIPVIGWAFKTTSQRREKINLLVFLTPHIIENTEEARAVYQQKEREIKDSLIRQKALQGPGAKLLNDEKPRGALPETPDSSESGNTETPSGTPE